One genomic window of Candidatus Pseudobacter hemicellulosilyticus includes the following:
- a CDS encoding SusC/RagA family TonB-linked outer membrane protein translates to MKKRERLRHLVIALCSCFLLLLGNAGFSQTNRTVTGKINSPDSLPLSGATVTVKETGQTARTDDNGRFTITVPAGQVTLEITYVGYSPGRIIVSPTATNVSLVMQPSNNNLNEVIVIGYGATRKKDLTGAITSITEKDFNPGIMGSPEQLINGKAAGVQIMSNNGSPSSGNTVRIRGGASLSASNDPLIVVDGVPLEIGGISGNGSNFLALLNPNDIESINILKDASATAIYGSRASNGVMIITTKKGSSGPLKVTFNSLISMQTTTRLPDMLSPQQFRDLINSKGSDAQKALLGNTSTTWTDQVFENAMGNDNNLSVSGSIAKKLPFRASVGYLYQDGLLKTDNLKRLSGSLVLSPSFFDRHLKIDINLKGSVNDNTFANQDAVWAASAFNPTNAVYSGKNEFGGYYESIDNAGVPVVRALRNPLGLLEQEIHKSTVRRSIGTAEVDYKLHFLPDLRVHAIVGYDLAEGEGSNFVPDYAAAQFTRGGIQNEYSQKKTNKLFTAYLNYTRNLPELKSRIDLTAGYDYQNWLATNPAFIDYNVKGEVQAITAADSQRHVLLSYYSRLNYTFNNKYLLTATIRRDGTSRFNKDNRWGVFPSLALAWKIKEENFLLNSELISDLKLRVGYGVTGQQEGIGNYSYLPNYTIGNEFSRYRFGNSYYLTYRPQAYVSDLKWESTTAYNAGIDFGLFSNKVTGTLDYYYRKTKDLLAYVSVPAGSNLTNNITTNVGNITSKGLELSLNTTLLSTNKLTWTVGANATWQDVKITNLTLVPDTTSPGSFTGPEVGSRGLQIFSPGYAPYMFYVYKQVYNNDGKPIEGMYTDLNKDGVINDKDFYRYHSPMPKFLLGFNTQVNYGNWSASTVLRASFGNYVYNNLKANQGSWETLQYNAYELINLSADYLNTGFTTRQFFSDYFVENASFLKMDNISIGYNFGNIWKKTANLRVGALVQNVFTITKYEGVDPEISNGFDNSFYPRPRTFSLNLNLQF, encoded by the coding sequence ATGAAAAAAAGAGAACGATTGCGACATCTTGTCATTGCCCTATGCTCCTGCTTCCTGCTGCTCCTGGGCAATGCCGGTTTCTCCCAAACTAACCGCACAGTAACCGGAAAGATCAACTCCCCCGACAGCCTGCCGCTCAGCGGCGCTACCGTTACGGTCAAAGAAACAGGGCAGACCGCCCGGACTGACGATAACGGCCGTTTCACCATCACCGTTCCTGCCGGCCAGGTGACCCTGGAAATCACCTATGTGGGGTACAGCCCCGGCCGCATCATTGTATCACCTACCGCCACCAACGTGAGCCTGGTGATGCAGCCCTCCAATAACAACCTCAACGAAGTGATCGTGATCGGTTATGGCGCCACCCGCAAAAAAGACCTCACGGGCGCTATCACCAGCATCACCGAAAAGGATTTTAACCCCGGCATCATGGGATCGCCCGAGCAGCTGATCAATGGTAAGGCCGCCGGTGTGCAGATCATGAGCAATAATGGTTCGCCCAGCTCCGGCAATACCGTCCGCATCCGCGGCGGCGCCTCCCTCAGCGCCAGCAATGATCCGCTGATAGTGGTGGACGGCGTACCACTTGAGATCGGCGGCATCAGCGGCAACGGCAGCAATTTCCTGGCCCTGCTCAACCCCAATGATATTGAATCCATAAATATCCTCAAGGACGCTTCGGCTACCGCTATCTACGGTTCCCGCGCTTCCAACGGGGTGATGATCATCACTACCAAAAAAGGCAGCAGCGGGCCGCTGAAAGTGACCTTCAATTCCCTGATCTCCATGCAGACCACTACGCGCCTGCCGGATATGCTGTCTCCCCAGCAGTTCCGCGACCTGATCAATTCAAAAGGTTCAGATGCGCAGAAAGCCCTGCTGGGTAATACTTCCACTACCTGGACCGACCAGGTCTTTGAGAATGCCATGGGGAACGATAATAACCTGAGCGTATCCGGTTCTATCGCCAAAAAATTACCCTTCCGCGCTTCCGTGGGCTACCTCTACCAGGATGGCCTGCTCAAGACCGATAACCTGAAAAGACTGTCGGGCAGCCTGGTGCTGAGCCCTTCTTTTTTTGACCGCCACCTGAAGATCGATATCAACCTGAAAGGCTCGGTCAACGATAATACATTCGCTAACCAGGACGCCGTCTGGGCCGCCTCCGCTTTCAATCCCACCAACGCCGTTTACTCCGGTAAGAATGAATTTGGCGGTTATTATGAAAGCATTGACAATGCCGGTGTGCCCGTGGTGCGCGCCCTGCGCAATCCCCTGGGCCTGCTGGAACAGGAGATCCATAAAAGCACTGTCCGCCGCAGCATCGGTACTGCCGAAGTAGATTATAAACTCCATTTCCTGCCCGATCTGCGCGTCCACGCCATTGTAGGGTATGATTTAGCCGAAGGCGAAGGCTCCAACTTTGTACCCGACTATGCGGCCGCCCAATTCACCCGCGGCGGTATACAGAACGAGTACTCCCAGAAAAAGACCAACAAGCTGTTCACAGCTTATTTAAATTATACCAGGAACCTGCCTGAACTGAAAAGCAGGATCGACCTCACCGCCGGTTATGATTACCAGAACTGGCTGGCCACTAACCCCGCCTTTATTGATTACAATGTGAAGGGCGAGGTGCAGGCCATCACGGCAGCAGACTCCCAGCGCCACGTGCTGCTATCGTACTACAGCCGCCTCAACTATACCTTTAATAACAAATACCTGCTCACCGCTACTATCCGCCGCGATGGTACTTCCCGCTTCAACAAGGACAACCGCTGGGGCGTATTCCCCTCGCTGGCCCTGGCCTGGAAGATCAAGGAAGAGAATTTCCTGCTGAACAGTGAACTGATCAGCGACCTGAAGCTGCGCGTAGGTTATGGTGTTACCGGTCAGCAGGAAGGTATCGGCAACTACAGCTACCTGCCCAACTATACCATCGGTAACGAGTTTTCCCGCTATCGCTTTGGTAATAGCTATTACCTCACCTACCGGCCACAGGCCTATGTGTCCGATCTGAAATGGGAATCCACCACAGCGTATAACGCGGGTATCGATTTCGGCCTGTTCAGCAATAAGGTGACAGGTACCCTGGATTATTATTACCGGAAGACCAAGGACCTGCTGGCCTATGTATCTGTGCCTGCCGGTTCCAACCTCACCAATAATATTACCACCAACGTAGGCAATATCACCAGCAAGGGCCTGGAACTGTCATTGAACACCACGCTGCTCAGCACCAATAAGCTGACCTGGACCGTGGGCGCCAATGCTACCTGGCAGGATGTGAAGATCACCAACCTGACACTGGTGCCGGACACCACTTCACCCGGTTCTTTCACCGGACCTGAAGTAGGCAGTCGCGGCCTGCAGATCTTCAGCCCGGGCTATGCTCCCTACATGTTCTATGTATACAAACAGGTGTACAATAATGATGGTAAACCCATTGAAGGCATGTATACGGATCTCAATAAAGATGGGGTCATCAACGATAAGGATTTTTACCGCTATCATTCGCCCATGCCTAAATTCCTGCTGGGTTTCAACACCCAGGTCAACTACGGCAATTGGAGCGCCAGCACCGTATTACGCGCCAGCTTCGGCAACTATGTATACAATAACCTGAAGGCCAACCAGGGCAGCTGGGAAACCCTCCAGTACAATGCCTATGAGCTGATCAATCTCTCGGCCGATTACCTCAATACCGGTTTCACTACCCGCCAGTTCTTCTCTGATTATTTTGTAGAGAACGCTTCCTTCCTGAAGATGGACAATATTTCCATCGGGTATAATTTCGGCAATATCTGGAAAAAGACCGCTAACCTGCGGGTAGGGGCTCTGGTACAGAATGTGTTCACCATTACCAAATATGAAGGTGTGGACCCGGAGATATCGAATGGATTTGACAATAGTTTTTATCCCCGTCCGAGGACTTTCTCCCTCAATCTTAACCTCCAGTTCTAA
- a CDS encoding RagB/SusD family nutrient uptake outer membrane protein, producing the protein MKKINQLYTGCALALMLLFSSCVKDLDQQPYIQETSASVYAKAENYKLVMAKVYASLAIGGQEKGDGNADLSGRAANSYLRIYFNVQELPTDEVVYTWAGGDALNPLQFITWNATDEWSAAMYYRILYTVGLCNEFLRNAKDDKISQFTATEIADIQAQRNDVRFIRAVAWSHALDLFGIPPFVTEEDPVGAFFPPQISRLDLFNYVETELKEIAAVLPDRSQVEDGRVSKGAAYALLAKLYLNAQVYTGAGKYSECITAANEVINQGYSLESTYSKLFNADNDKRTNEIIFAIQQDGQNTTTWGGTTYLVCGPIVGSMAATDYGVQSGWGSIRTTPQFVSLFTDVTGATDTRARFYTNGQSLEINDPTLQTDGYALTKYTNKTDAGGNGSNYAEGLVDTDFPLLRLADVYLMYAEAVLRGGTGGDASTALGYVNALRSRAYNGGTGGNISSGDLNLNFILAERGRELFWEGTRRTDLVRFGRFTGSSYLWQWKGGAKAGASVAERYNVYPIPAADRAANPNLGQNTDY; encoded by the coding sequence ATGAAAAAGATCAATCAACTCTATACCGGGTGTGCGCTGGCCCTGATGCTGCTGTTCAGCAGTTGTGTCAAGGACCTGGACCAGCAGCCCTATATCCAGGAAACCTCCGCTTCTGTATATGCCAAAGCGGAGAATTACAAGCTGGTCATGGCAAAGGTCTATGCTTCCCTGGCCATCGGCGGCCAGGAAAAAGGCGATGGCAATGCGGATCTTTCCGGTCGCGCAGCCAACAGCTACCTGCGCATTTATTTCAATGTGCAGGAACTGCCTACGGACGAGGTAGTCTATACCTGGGCCGGTGGCGATGCGCTGAACCCGCTGCAGTTCATCACCTGGAATGCTACCGATGAATGGTCGGCCGCTATGTACTACCGTATCCTGTATACCGTGGGTTTGTGTAATGAGTTCCTGCGCAATGCCAAGGACGATAAGATCAGCCAGTTCACGGCTACAGAGATAGCCGATATCCAGGCCCAGCGCAATGATGTGCGTTTTATCCGGGCCGTGGCCTGGTCGCACGCCCTGGACCTCTTCGGCATCCCGCCATTTGTTACGGAAGAGGATCCCGTGGGTGCTTTCTTCCCGCCGCAGATCAGCCGGTTGGACCTTTTCAACTATGTAGAAACAGAGCTTAAAGAGATTGCTGCTGTCCTGCCGGACCGCAGCCAGGTGGAAGACGGACGGGTGAGTAAAGGGGCAGCCTATGCGCTGCTGGCCAAACTGTACCTGAACGCCCAGGTGTATACCGGCGCCGGCAAGTACAGCGAATGTATTACTGCCGCCAATGAAGTGATCAACCAGGGCTATAGCCTGGAGTCCACCTACAGCAAGCTGTTCAATGCCGATAATGATAAACGCACCAATGAGATCATTTTTGCCATCCAGCAGGATGGTCAGAACACCACTACCTGGGGCGGCACTACCTACCTGGTCTGCGGACCGATAGTTGGTTCTATGGCCGCAACGGATTATGGGGTGCAATCCGGCTGGGGCAGTATCCGCACCACGCCGCAGTTTGTGAGCCTGTTCACAGATGTGACCGGCGCCACAGATACCCGGGCCCGTTTTTATACTAACGGACAATCACTGGAGATCAATGATCCAACCTTACAGACCGATGGCTATGCCCTCACCAAATACACCAACAAGACCGATGCCGGCGGCAATGGTTCCAACTATGCCGAAGGGCTGGTAGATACGGATTTTCCGTTGCTGCGACTGGCCGATGTATACCTGATGTATGCAGAAGCTGTACTGCGTGGCGGTACAGGTGGTGATGCCAGTACTGCACTTGGTTATGTGAATGCATTGCGCAGCCGGGCCTATAATGGCGGTACCGGTGGCAATATCAGCTCGGGGGATCTCAACCTGAATTTCATCCTGGCGGAAAGAGGTCGCGAGCTGTTTTGGGAAGGCACCCGCAGGACGGACCTGGTCCGCTTCGGCCGCTTTACCGGCAGCAGCTATCTCTGGCAGTGGAAGGGGGGCGCCAAAGCGGGCGCCAGCGTGGCAGAACGCTACAATGTATATCCTATCCCGGCCGCCGACCGTGCCGCCAATCCTAACCTGGGCCAGAACACTGATTACTGA
- a CDS encoding DUF5111 domain-containing protein yields MTTFKKYIIALVLPLLVLTACKKDGDTVTLESIASNELVASATELVLTNATASSNVFSLSWSKDSLRINHAGEYGLSNTALTNTLQFDTVNTFTHPKESLETGVQKLYTGTALNMLVLSMGLVPEETKTIYIRLKTVVGPNLDPLYTPTVALTVTPFNLVSFLYMPGDLSGGWNSYTTMLCSPTSDGNYEGYVNATQWNNFKFTDQPNTEGTVYGSLADQLYKLDASAAQWNIWFDEGGYFLVKASTNNLTWSKTRISSFHISGDFNDWSTTATPMTYDAVNKVWTATANFQPGQWGNSFQVIANSEWTIVYGDEDGDGKIGAGEKVYPAAGTHTVIMSLSNPEKYTITIQ; encoded by the coding sequence ATGACAACATTTAAAAAATATATCATAGCGCTGGTCCTGCCACTGCTGGTACTCACCGCCTGTAAAAAAGACGGCGATACCGTGACGCTGGAATCCATTGCCAGCAATGAACTGGTGGCTTCCGCCACGGAGCTGGTGCTGACCAATGCCACGGCCAGCAGCAACGTGTTCTCCCTGTCCTGGAGCAAGGATAGCCTGCGGATCAACCATGCCGGTGAATACGGACTGTCCAATACGGCCCTGACCAATACCCTGCAGTTTGATACCGTCAATACTTTCACGCATCCCAAGGAATCCCTGGAAACAGGCGTGCAGAAACTCTATACCGGCACAGCCCTGAATATGCTGGTCCTGAGTATGGGACTGGTTCCTGAAGAAACAAAGACCATTTATATACGCCTGAAAACAGTGGTAGGGCCCAACCTGGACCCGCTGTATACACCCACGGTGGCATTGACGGTAACTCCCTTCAACCTGGTATCCTTCCTGTACATGCCCGGCGACCTGAGCGGCGGCTGGAACAGTTATACTACCATGCTCTGCTCGCCCACCAGTGATGGCAACTATGAAGGGTATGTGAATGCTACCCAGTGGAACAATTTCAAGTTTACAGATCAACCTAATACAGAAGGCACGGTATATGGTTCACTGGCCGACCAGCTGTACAAGCTGGATGCCAGTGCCGCGCAATGGAATATCTGGTTTGATGAAGGCGGCTATTTCCTGGTGAAAGCCAGTACCAACAACCTGACCTGGAGCAAAACAAGGATCAGTTCTTTCCATATCTCCGGTGATTTCAACGACTGGAGTACCACCGCAACACCTATGACCTATGATGCCGTGAATAAGGTCTGGACCGCTACGGCCAATTTCCAGCCGGGCCAGTGGGGTAACAGCTTCCAGGTCATTGCCAATAGCGAATGGACCATTGTCTACGGCGATGAAGACGGGGATGGCAAAATTGGCGCCGGTGAAAAAGTATATCCCGCCGCCGGTACCCATACCGTGATCATGAGCCTGAGCAATCCCGAGAAATACACTATCACTATACAGTAA
- a CDS encoding glycosyl hydrolase 53 family protein → MKHRLSILLPGLMSGLLLLAACDKDDQPSTPDTTTQEKVYYDWTKLVVGADLSSVNMVQANGGRYEDSGRAKDPFVLFKQYGCNTARVRLFHNPAAPDGYSALGYCGLNDVVRTIRRAKEQGMAVCLDFHYSDTWADPSWQATPAAWAGLPLDILKDSLYNYTSMVLNLLSAQGLTPEMVQIGNEIQPGMLHPVGKISNNDYSALAVLLNSGIKAVRDFSQAAAIKPQIILHPASPQVQEWWFNGITAAGVTDYDIIGISYYEEWTSVMFHQLTALIKKLNSSFGKKVLIAETNYQWTNAARDGVVYHPQPSINGYAVSAAGQLEYHKAITQAVIDGGGMGVLVWEPAWIGTGKDWGQELIAFFDYDGKALPGLQFMHYPYKFQ, encoded by the coding sequence ATGAAGCATCGATTGAGCATATTATTACCGGGGTTGATGAGTGGGCTGCTGTTACTGGCAGCCTGTGATAAGGACGATCAGCCTTCCACGCCGGACACCACAACACAGGAGAAAGTCTACTATGACTGGACCAAGCTGGTAGTGGGAGCTGATCTGTCCTCTGTCAATATGGTACAGGCCAATGGTGGCCGCTATGAGGATTCCGGAAGGGCCAAAGACCCATTTGTCCTGTTCAAACAATATGGCTGCAATACAGCCAGGGTCAGGCTTTTTCACAATCCCGCCGCTCCTGATGGTTACAGCGCACTTGGGTACTGCGGACTGAATGATGTGGTCCGGACTATCCGCCGTGCCAAGGAACAGGGCATGGCCGTTTGCCTGGATTTTCATTACTCGGATACCTGGGCTGATCCCAGCTGGCAGGCTACGCCTGCTGCCTGGGCTGGACTGCCGCTGGATATCCTGAAGGATTCCCTCTATAATTACACCAGTATGGTGCTCAACCTGCTCTCAGCACAGGGCCTCACACCCGAAATGGTGCAGATCGGTAACGAGATACAGCCCGGTATGCTGCATCCGGTGGGAAAGATCAGCAACAATGATTATTCCGCCCTGGCAGTGCTGCTGAACAGCGGGATCAAAGCAGTGCGGGATTTTTCACAGGCAGCTGCTATTAAACCGCAGATCATCCTGCACCCGGCCAGCCCGCAGGTACAGGAATGGTGGTTCAATGGTATCACTGCGGCCGGTGTTACCGATTATGACATCATCGGCATTTCTTATTACGAGGAATGGACCTCGGTGATGTTCCACCAGCTGACAGCCCTGATCAAAAAACTTAACAGCAGCTTTGGTAAAAAAGTACTGATAGCGGAAACCAATTATCAGTGGACCAATGCGGCAAGGGATGGTGTGGTATATCATCCGCAGCCAAGCATCAACGGTTATGCCGTTAGTGCAGCTGGTCAGCTGGAATACCATAAAGCCATTACGCAGGCTGTTATCGACGGCGGCGGAATGGGTGTGCTGGTCTGGGAGCCCGCCTGGATAGGCACCGGGAAGGACTGGGGCCAGGAACTGATCGCCTTTTTTGATTATGACGGGAAAGCGCTGCCCGGCCTGCAGTTCATGCATTATCCCTACAAATTCCAATAG
- a CDS encoding glycoside hydrolase family 2 TIM barrel-domain containing protein produces the protein MKYFCWIIVLCCLSVQVSRAQKIPFSDRWQFCKEEKMGASPVMMAMGIPVLPAAGWQSVNLPHTAHLEPQVIKDQWVGVSWYRKDFTAKKEWRNKQVFLQFEGAMQTATVWLNGKELLTHTGGYLPFSINIGSALSFDSSNVLLVKLDNQDSPLVPPGKPLKDLDFCYYSGIYRNVSLLVKNDLFITDPVMEAIPAGGGLHVWYPHVSARQAEIQVATHIRNAGSQRSSYALQWQLLDKQGRIVAKAAKAGLELAPGEALKTIGQLQVNDPQRWYPDSPNLYTLKVQVRKGTVVQDEQSIRIGIRKFDLRDGQFYVNDQPILFRGTNRHQEYPYIGNALSDNAQYRDAVKIKSAGFNLVRLSHYPQADAFMDACDELGLLTIPAIPGWQFIGNETFMEHAYVDAQQLMRRDRNHASAAIWELSLNETPMPDHFMQRMVAIAKEESPAVPVITGGWIDKYYDVYFPARQHGKFPDFWKKYTGKMPLFTAEYGDWEYFAQDAGLNQANYAGLKGNERSSRQLRGDGEKRLQQQATNFQEAHNDNLQQPHLGDANWLMFDYNRGYSPDIESSGIMDISRLPKFAYYFYKSQAQPGKTPLVSLATWWNEQSDPSAIKVYSNCEEVALYLNGQLIERKKAIRDRISDKLPYPPFVFSLEQFTAGELKAIGYIGNRVVATDKVTTAGKPAAISLRYDHSGRNLKADGADIVFVYATVTDANRNPVYQAGNQLQFAVSGQGKLVGPTTLAAEAGIATVLLQSTRQAGAITVTVSGPGLAPQTLTIRSQP, from the coding sequence ATGAAATATTTTTGCTGGATTATTGTGCTGTGCTGTTTGTCGGTACAGGTAAGTCGCGCCCAGAAGATCCCCTTCAGTGATCGGTGGCAGTTTTGCAAGGAAGAAAAAATGGGGGCCAGCCCGGTCATGATGGCTATGGGTATTCCGGTGCTGCCTGCTGCTGGCTGGCAATCGGTCAACCTGCCGCATACCGCGCACCTGGAACCGCAGGTGATCAAAGACCAGTGGGTAGGCGTGAGCTGGTACAGGAAAGATTTTACAGCAAAAAAAGAATGGCGTAATAAGCAGGTGTTCCTGCAGTTTGAAGGCGCTATGCAGACTGCTACCGTATGGCTCAATGGAAAAGAACTGCTGACCCATACAGGCGGTTACCTGCCCTTCAGTATCAATATCGGATCCGCATTGTCTTTTGACAGCAGCAATGTGCTGCTGGTGAAACTGGATAACCAGGACAGTCCCCTGGTGCCGCCGGGCAAACCGCTGAAGGACCTCGACTTCTGTTATTACAGCGGCATCTACCGCAATGTATCGCTGCTGGTTAAAAATGATCTCTTCATCACCGATCCTGTGATGGAAGCCATTCCTGCCGGCGGCGGCCTGCATGTCTGGTATCCCCATGTGTCCGCCCGGCAGGCGGAGATACAGGTAGCCACGCATATCCGGAATGCCGGCAGCCAGCGCAGCAGTTATGCATTGCAATGGCAGCTGCTGGATAAACAGGGCAGGATAGTGGCAAAAGCAGCGAAAGCCGGGCTGGAACTGGCGCCGGGTGAGGCTTTGAAGACCATTGGCCAGTTGCAGGTGAATGACCCACAACGCTGGTATCCGGACAGTCCCAACCTGTACACACTGAAAGTGCAGGTGCGGAAAGGAACGGTAGTACAGGATGAGCAAAGCATCCGCATCGGTATAAGAAAATTTGACTTGCGGGATGGTCAATTCTATGTCAATGACCAGCCCATCCTGTTCCGCGGCACCAACCGCCACCAGGAATATCCCTATATCGGCAATGCTTTATCGGATAATGCCCAGTACCGCGATGCGGTTAAAATTAAGTCGGCCGGTTTCAACCTGGTTCGTTTATCCCATTACCCCCAGGCGGATGCTTTCATGGATGCCTGTGATGAGCTGGGCCTGCTGACCATTCCCGCTATTCCGGGCTGGCAGTTCATTGGTAACGAAACCTTCATGGAGCATGCTTACGTGGATGCACAGCAGCTGATGCGCCGCGACCGCAACCATGCTTCTGCGGCCATCTGGGAACTGAGCCTGAATGAAACGCCCATGCCTGATCATTTCATGCAGCGCATGGTGGCTATCGCCAAAGAAGAATCTCCTGCTGTGCCGGTCATCACCGGCGGCTGGATCGATAAATATTATGATGTGTATTTCCCCGCCCGACAGCATGGCAAGTTCCCGGATTTCTGGAAGAAATATACCGGTAAGATGCCGCTGTTCACGGCGGAATATGGCGACTGGGAATATTTTGCGCAGGATGCGGGCCTCAACCAGGCCAACTATGCCGGCCTGAAAGGCAATGAGCGCAGCAGCCGGCAGCTGAGAGGGGATGGGGAGAAGCGTTTACAGCAGCAGGCCACTAATTTCCAGGAAGCCCATAATGATAATCTCCAGCAGCCGCACCTGGGTGATGCCAACTGGCTGATGTTTGATTATAACCGCGGCTACTCGCCCGATATTGAATCCTCCGGCATTATGGACATCAGCCGCCTGCCCAAATTCGCTTATTATTTCTATAAGAGCCAGGCGCAGCCGGGCAAAACACCGCTGGTGAGCCTGGCTACCTGGTGGAATGAGCAATCCGATCCTTCAGCCATCAAAGTATACAGCAACTGCGAGGAAGTAGCATTGTACCTCAACGGTCAATTAATAGAGCGGAAAAAAGCCATTCGCGACCGCATCTCCGACAAACTGCCTTACCCGCCTTTTGTATTCTCCCTGGAGCAGTTCACTGCTGGAGAATTAAAAGCAATTGGTTATATTGGTAACAGGGTGGTGGCCACGGATAAAGTGACCACTGCCGGAAAGCCGGCTGCTATCAGCCTGCGCTATGATCACAGTGGCCGAAACCTGAAAGCCGATGGCGCAGATATTGTTTTTGTCTATGCCACTGTTACAGATGCCAACCGCAACCCGGTATACCAGGCCGGTAACCAGCTGCAGTTTGCTGTCAGCGGCCAGGGAAAGCTGGTAGGACCCACAACACTGGCGGCAGAAGCTGGTATTGCAACAGTACTGTTACAGTCTACCCGGCAAGCCGGCGCTATTACTGTTACTGTCAGCGGACCCGGACTGGCCCCGCAAACCCTTACTATCCGTTCCCAACCTTAA